Proteins encoded by one window of Alkalinema sp. FACHB-956:
- a CDS encoding 2,3-bisphosphoglycerate-dependent phosphoglycerate mutase, which produces MATLILIRHGQSTWNAANKFTGWVDVPLSKLGRLEATQAAYKLRQYKIDICFTSLLIRAIETAVICLTEYPEVCAGKSPILKHEADDPDWHGWNQYEGNPADELPIFPSAALDERYYGTLQGLNKAETIEKYGVDQVNTWRRSFATRPPSGESLQDTLERTLPYFQSRILAHLTQGENVLVAAHGNSLRSIIMNLDRLDETAVTGLELATGIPIVYEIDQTGHVTHKTVLT; this is translated from the coding sequence ATGGCTACCTTAATTTTGATTCGTCACGGCCAAAGCACTTGGAACGCCGCGAATAAATTTACCGGCTGGGTCGATGTCCCCCTGAGCAAACTGGGACGGTTAGAAGCCACCCAAGCCGCCTATAAACTACGCCAGTACAAAATTGATATTTGTTTCACCAGCTTATTGATCCGCGCGATCGAAACCGCCGTCATTTGCTTGACGGAATACCCCGAAGTTTGCGCAGGCAAAAGTCCCATCCTCAAACACGAGGCTGACGATCCCGATTGGCACGGCTGGAACCAGTATGAGGGCAATCCAGCGGATGAGTTGCCCATTTTTCCCAGTGCAGCCTTGGATGAACGCTACTACGGTACCCTGCAAGGCTTGAACAAAGCCGAAACGATCGAGAAATATGGAGTCGATCAGGTCAACACTTGGCGACGATCGTTTGCCACCCGTCCCCCGTCAGGCGAAAGCTTGCAAGACACCCTGGAACGCACCCTACCCTATTTCCAATCCCGTATCCTAGCCCACCTCACGCAGGGCGAAAATGTGCTGGTTGCAGCCCATGGGAATTCCCTCCGATCGATCATCATGAATCTCGATCGTTTAGATGAAACCGCTGTCACCGGTTTAGAACTGGCAACAGGGATTCCAATCGTCTATGAAATCGATCAGACGGGCCATGTGACGCATAAAACCGTCTTGACCTAA
- the sds gene encoding solanesyl diphosphate synthase: MTSVASLFAPVEADLSVMTENLKQLIGAQHPILYAAAEHLFGAGGKRVRPAIVLLVSRATRGNQEITQRHRRLAEITEMIHTASLVHDDVVDESELRRGIPTVHANFGTRIAVLAGDFLFAQSSWYLANLDNLEVVKLLSEVIKDFAEGEIQQGLNRFDTELDLDTYLQKSYYKTASLIANSAKAAAILSDRASAEAENFYHYGKHWGLAFQIVDDILDFTASTEGLGKPAGSDLRSGNLTAPVLFAMEQKPYLKTLIEREFSEEGDLEQALDLVNASDGIARSRELAQYNAKAAMACLNEIPASESKEALLNLCEFVLSRLY; encoded by the coding sequence ATGACTTCCGTAGCCTCCCTTTTTGCCCCAGTTGAAGCCGACCTCTCTGTCATGACAGAGAACTTGAAGCAGTTGATTGGTGCGCAGCATCCGATTCTCTACGCGGCAGCGGAACATTTGTTTGGGGCAGGCGGGAAACGGGTAAGACCCGCGATCGTGCTCCTTGTCTCTCGAGCAACTCGGGGGAATCAAGAGATTACCCAACGCCACCGTCGGTTAGCTGAAATCACTGAAATGATCCATACCGCTAGCCTTGTCCATGACGATGTGGTGGATGAGTCGGAATTGCGACGGGGGATTCCAACGGTACATGCCAACTTTGGGACTCGGATTGCAGTTCTCGCAGGGGATTTCCTCTTTGCCCAGTCTTCCTGGTACTTGGCTAATCTGGATAATCTGGAAGTGGTGAAATTACTCTCGGAAGTGATTAAAGACTTTGCCGAGGGCGAAATTCAGCAGGGGTTGAACCGCTTTGATACGGAGTTAGACCTCGATACCTATCTGCAAAAGAGCTACTACAAGACGGCGTCACTGATTGCCAACAGTGCCAAGGCTGCTGCTATTTTGAGCGATCGCGCCAGTGCAGAGGCGGAAAACTTCTACCACTATGGCAAGCATTGGGGATTGGCCTTCCAGATTGTGGACGATATCCTGGATTTCACCGCTTCGACGGAAGGGCTAGGCAAGCCAGCGGGTTCCGATCTGCGCAGTGGTAATTTGACGGCTCCGGTACTGTTTGCGATGGAACAAAAGCCCTATCTGAAAACGCTGATTGAGCGGGAATTTTCGGAAGAGGGTGATCTAGAGCAGGCCCTTGATTTAGTCAACGCGAGCGATGGCATTGCCCGATCGCGGGAATTGGCGCAGTACAATGCCAAGGCTGCAATGGCCTGTTTGAATGAGATTCCTGCATCGGAGTCGAAGGAAGCATTGCTCAACCTCTGTGAGTTTGTACTCAGTCGGCTGTATTAG
- a CDS encoding S-layer homology domain-containing protein codes for MTDLPPTENPTSNPPDKTDVPPATDRQRLTSDELIALFVALVGIGSIFFWIIYQKQSPIDFAALTSGAPFANGTAPDNATGNSAESAINSSPPSATQPPANANAAIDPTAPATEDASSQARRPEIDSQTPTAGISNSGVNPLANGQLGNAPQAIASSAPQPSAAPTATTLVPSLENPGKPKAFTDVPETFWARQPIAALSSRGILDGFKDGSFQPNKPITRAEFAGILGKAFEKAKTKPAIQFQDIKPDYWAATAIDESIQAGFMTGYPKQQFKPDQLIPRVQMLVAIVTGLGLTPSGDPMQVLAKYRDVQDIPKWAIPKVAAAEAAGLLRTSQNTLTPNQPATRADAATYIYQALIKEGKIKP; via the coding sequence ATGACTGATTTACCCCCAACAGAAAATCCAACATCCAATCCGCCAGACAAGACCGATGTTCCACCAGCAACCGATCGTCAGCGCCTCACATCGGACGAACTGATTGCACTGTTTGTTGCTTTAGTCGGGATTGGGTCGATCTTTTTCTGGATCATTTACCAGAAACAATCCCCGATCGATTTTGCTGCCCTGACTTCTGGCGCACCTTTTGCCAACGGGACTGCGCCTGATAACGCAACGGGCAATTCAGCTGAGTCTGCGATCAATTCATCGCCCCCCAGTGCAACTCAGCCGCCTGCAAATGCCAATGCCGCGATCGACCCAACGGCTCCTGCGACCGAAGATGCATCCTCCCAAGCTCGCCGTCCAGAGATTGATTCCCAGACGCCAACCGCTGGGATCTCGAACAGTGGAGTCAACCCGCTAGCCAATGGGCAACTCGGCAATGCGCCTCAGGCGATCGCGAGTTCTGCCCCTCAACCCTCCGCAGCCCCAACGGCGACGACGCTGGTTCCTAGCTTAGAAAACCCAGGTAAACCCAAAGCCTTTACCGATGTGCCCGAAACCTTTTGGGCAAGGCAGCCGATTGCGGCCCTCTCCAGTCGAGGGATTTTGGATGGCTTTAAGGATGGTAGCTTTCAGCCCAATAAGCCCATTACCCGCGCAGAATTTGCGGGGATTCTGGGAAAAGCGTTTGAAAAAGCTAAAACTAAGCCTGCGATTCAATTTCAAGATATCAAGCCAGATTATTGGGCAGCGACTGCGATCGATGAATCCATCCAAGCGGGATTCATGACCGGGTATCCCAAACAGCAATTCAAACCCGATCAACTGATTCCTCGGGTTCAAATGTTGGTGGCGATCGTTACGGGGCTTGGTTTAACGCCTTCTGGTGATCCAATGCAAGTGCTTGCTAAGTACCGTGACGTTCAGGACATTCCCAAGTGGGCGATTCCTAAAGTTGCCGCAGCAGAAGCAGCAGGACTGTTGAGAACGTCCCAAAACACTCTGACCCCGAATCAACCGGCGACCCGTGCGGATGCAGCGACTTATATTTATCAAGCGCTGATCAAGGAAGGCAAAATTAAGCCCTAG
- a CDS encoding Npun_F0494 family protein — MAIATSRSSMRYPQRTLDRAERAVRCAPFRLSLYQTMIIRSVDLAEISGRSGVDHGYVRKPMTELLVEAELLWLIQVGLLRREVDGQGLTNSFRVTPLGRQLVDKWHNLGKVELSATFRDRLYNAVSRWLRLPF, encoded by the coding sequence ATGGCGATCGCGACTTCCCGCTCTTCTATGCGCTATCCCCAACGGACGCTCGATCGAGCAGAACGGGCCGTCCGCTGTGCACCCTTTCGGTTATCGCTCTACCAGACCATGATTATCCGCAGTGTTGATCTAGCGGAAATCAGTGGACGATCGGGGGTTGACCATGGCTATGTGCGTAAACCCATGACGGAATTATTAGTCGAAGCCGAACTGTTGTGGCTGATTCAAGTGGGACTGCTGCGTCGCGAAGTCGATGGCCAAGGCTTAACCAATAGTTTCCGGGTGACCCCCCTCGGACGCCAACTCGTAGACAAGTGGCATAATTTGGGCAAAGTAGAGCTATCAGCCACTTTCCGCGATCGCCTATACAATGCAGTGAGTCGCTGGCTGAGACTCCCCTTCTAA
- the cobQ gene encoding cobyric acid synthase CobQ yields MKAIMVVGTTSHAGKSLITTALCRILARRGWRVAPFKGQNMALNSYVTAGGGEIGHAQAVQAWAAGTNPWVEMNPILLKPQGDMTSQVILKGKAVGRVSAADYYEQFFDTGWQAIEESLRRLSEEFDFLVCEGAGSPAEINLKHRDLTNMRVAKYLQAPTLLVADIDRGGVFAHIVGTLELLDPDERDLITGFVINKFRGHRELLQPGIDWLEQRTGIPVVGVIPWLEEAFPAEDSLSLFDRRQSPNKNDINITVIRLPRISNFTDFDPLESEPSVTVRYVGLKGTLGHPDAVILPGSKTTIPDLIALHKSGMIEQIQEYVAAGGTVMGICGGYQMMGRVLADPEGVEGQEGRFPGLKLLPLKTVIAGQKIARQRNVTSNYPQEGLPVIGYEIHQGRTRVIEEEQDKVSALFDDANLGLVDETQSIWGTYLHGIFDNGSWRRAWLNRLRLQRGLRSLPTGVPNYREQREAYLDRLADAIEPHLNLKPFLK; encoded by the coding sequence ATGAAAGCCATCATGGTTGTGGGCACAACGTCCCATGCAGGCAAATCACTCATTACAACGGCTCTATGCCGCATCTTAGCCCGACGGGGTTGGCGCGTTGCCCCGTTTAAAGGCCAAAACATGGCCCTCAATTCCTATGTCACGGCGGGCGGAGGGGAAATTGGCCATGCCCAAGCCGTACAAGCCTGGGCAGCGGGAACCAATCCTTGGGTGGAAATGAATCCCATTTTGCTCAAGCCCCAAGGCGACATGACCTCGCAAGTCATCCTCAAGGGCAAAGCTGTGGGTCGGGTCAGTGCAGCCGATTATTATGAGCAGTTTTTTGACACGGGTTGGCAGGCGATCGAAGAGTCTCTGCGGCGATTATCCGAAGAGTTTGATTTTCTGGTTTGCGAAGGGGCAGGCAGTCCAGCGGAAATTAACCTCAAGCACCGCGACCTGACGAACATGCGGGTCGCCAAATACCTTCAGGCACCCACATTACTCGTGGCCGATATCGATCGGGGTGGGGTCTTTGCCCATATTGTTGGCACATTGGAACTACTGGATCCCGATGAACGAGATCTCATTACGGGGTTTGTGATTAATAAATTCCGAGGTCATCGAGAATTATTGCAACCTGGAATTGATTGGTTAGAACAACGCACCGGAATTCCGGTAGTCGGGGTCATTCCTTGGTTAGAGGAAGCTTTTCCTGCCGAAGATTCCCTCAGCTTGTTCGATCGACGGCAAAGTCCCAACAAAAATGACATTAATATTACGGTGATTCGGTTACCCCGAATTTCCAATTTCACGGATTTCGATCCCCTGGAATCGGAACCCTCGGTCACTGTTCGCTATGTGGGCCTGAAAGGCACCCTCGGCCATCCCGATGCAGTCATCCTACCCGGTTCAAAAACCACGATCCCCGATCTGATTGCGCTGCACAAGTCCGGCATGATTGAGCAAATTCAAGAATATGTGGCCGCAGGCGGAACAGTGATGGGCATTTGCGGTGGCTACCAAATGATGGGTCGCGTCCTAGCCGATCCGGAAGGGGTGGAAGGTCAGGAAGGACGATTCCCGGGATTAAAACTTTTGCCGCTGAAAACGGTGATTGCGGGCCAAAAGATTGCTCGGCAACGCAATGTCACGTCCAACTATCCCCAAGAAGGGCTCCCGGTGATTGGCTACGAAATCCACCAAGGCCGCACGCGGGTGATTGAAGAAGAGCAGGATAAAGTCAGTGCGTTGTTTGATGATGCCAATCTGGGCTTAGTGGATGAAACCCAGTCGATTTGGGGTACCTACCTGCACGGCATTTTTGACAATGGCTCTTGGCGACGGGCTTGGTTAAATCGTCTGCGGTTGCAACGGGGACTGCGATCGCTCCCCACGGGCGTTCCCAATTACCGGGAACAGCGGGAAGCCTACCTCGATCGTCTCGCCGACGCGATCGAGCCACACCTGAACCTCAAGCCGTTCCTGAAGTAA
- a CDS encoding 2Fe-2S iron-sulfur cluster-binding protein produces MAVRVHFLPDNVTVDAEVGESLLKVAARADVLIPTGCLMGSCHACEVEMAGEDVRSCITAIPPGQDEITINLFSDPSW; encoded by the coding sequence ATGGCTGTACGTGTTCATTTCCTTCCAGACAATGTCACTGTTGACGCAGAGGTAGGGGAGTCGCTGTTAAAAGTCGCGGCACGGGCGGATGTTTTGATTCCGACGGGGTGTCTGATGGGATCCTGCCATGCCTGCGAGGTGGAAATGGCGGGCGAAGATGTCCGCAGTTGCATTACCGCCATTCCTCCCGGCCAAGATGAAATCACAATTAACTTGTTCAGCGATCCCTCTTGGTAA
- a CDS encoding DUF4058 family protein — MPSPLPGMNPFLEAPELWSEFHSRMIVAIADALDDDLSRDYRVAVEKRVYLDQGDETVLIGIPDVSVMAPPTVKTVTTAVLDAVLDTPITVEIPLEETVQERYLEIREVATGRVVTVIELLSPKNKRSKVGREAYLQKRRQIMLSQTHLVEIDLLRGGEAMPMTGAVESDYRILVSASEHRPKAQLYAFNLRQVIPEIAIPLNADATVPLALQPLLHRVYDKARLELAINYQQSLSPKLSDEDTAWILSLVNHHEISPAKF, encoded by the coding sequence ATGCCTTCCCCGCTACCTGGCATGAATCCTTTTCTCGAAGCCCCAGAGCTATGGTCAGAATTCCATAGCCGGATGATTGTTGCGATTGCGGATGCGTTGGATGATGACCTGAGCCGGGATTATCGCGTCGCAGTGGAAAAACGGGTTTATCTGGATCAGGGGGATGAGACGGTCTTAATTGGGATACCCGATGTCTCTGTGATGGCTCCGCCCACTGTGAAGACAGTAACGACTGCGGTGTTGGATGCGGTGTTGGATACGCCGATTACGGTGGAAATTCCCTTAGAAGAAACAGTGCAGGAGCGGTACTTAGAAATTCGGGAAGTAGCAACGGGAAGAGTCGTCACCGTGATTGAACTACTATCCCCGAAGAATAAACGGTCTAAGGTTGGACGAGAAGCCTATTTACAAAAGCGTCGTCAAATCATGCTGAGTCAAACTCATTTGGTAGAGATTGATTTATTGCGAGGTGGCGAAGCGATGCCGATGACCGGGGCCGTTGAGTCAGATTATCGAATTTTGGTGAGTGCTAGTGAGCATCGGCCTAAAGCGCAATTGTATGCGTTTAATTTGCGCCAAGTCATTCCTGAAATTGCGATACCGCTCAATGCCGATGCCACTGTTCCACTAGCATTACAGCCCTTGTTACATCGGGTATACGATAAGGCGCGGCTGGAATTGGCAATTAATTATCAGCAGTCCTTGTCTCCGAAGCTATCCGATGAAGATACTGCCTGGATTTTGAGTCTTGTGAATCATCATGAAATATCTCCAGCTAAATTTTAA
- a CDS encoding CO2 hydration protein: protein MTTVVSPATPHPFEAVIQRLEQGQSMLPDSPTNLLEVVGILESYGRVLNAYEINLRYIADQQFLVLFPFFKYMNGDVTLPRLLKHWWHDRINYEFSEYCMKAMLWHGGGGLDAYLDSPEFIERANQAIAAKTAGNFIVQGFNKLSPEFLLEQVRQMCYYRALGQFWEIMSRMFLTLADRYYRGEIKSIPDVVHHVKDGLVADAATPITYTVNIKGKAYDIIPKSVGLTFLVDTAIPYVEAVFYRSLPFMGTLSYNAQAQQVPSDQGDFVYGALYADPIPAGGAGIPPTLLAKDMIRHLPPYLLEYHKTFGRGESDLSVKAIQSFQKSMFCVTSAAILGLAPHPWDTADPAERATNRKHFEAWVDRLVESGSRLSRVQD from the coding sequence ATGACCACTGTCGTTTCCCCTGCCACACCCCATCCCTTTGAAGCTGTGATTCAACGGCTGGAACAAGGACAATCGATGCTGCCGGATAGCCCCACCAATCTGCTCGAAGTGGTGGGGATTTTGGAAAGCTATGGCCGTGTGCTGAATGCCTACGAAATTAATCTGCGCTACATCGCCGATCAGCAATTTCTGGTGTTGTTTCCCTTTTTCAAATACATGAATGGGGATGTGACCTTGCCGCGATTATTGAAGCATTGGTGGCACGATCGCATTAACTATGAATTTTCTGAGTATTGCATGAAGGCGATGCTGTGGCATGGGGGCGGTGGCTTGGATGCCTATTTGGATAGTCCAGAATTTATCGAACGGGCGAATCAAGCGATCGCGGCCAAGACAGCGGGGAATTTCATTGTCCAAGGCTTTAATAAACTCTCACCGGAGTTTCTCCTGGAGCAGGTGCGGCAAATGTGCTACTACCGAGCTTTGGGGCAGTTCTGGGAAATTATGAGTCGGATGTTCTTGACTTTGGCCGATCGCTACTATCGGGGAGAAATCAAGTCCATTCCCGATGTCGTTCACCATGTCAAAGATGGGTTGGTCGCCGATGCTGCAACGCCTATTACCTACACGGTGAATATTAAGGGCAAAGCCTACGACATTATTCCTAAATCGGTTGGGCTCACTTTTCTGGTAGATACGGCCATTCCCTACGTAGAAGCGGTGTTTTACCGATCGCTGCCCTTCATGGGTACCTTGTCCTACAATGCCCAAGCCCAGCAAGTCCCGTCGGATCAGGGGGATTTTGTCTATGGCGCGTTGTATGCCGATCCGATTCCGGCAGGGGGGGCGGGCATTCCACCCACGTTGCTCGCGAAGGATATGATTCGCCATTTGCCGCCCTATCTTTTGGAGTATCACAAAACCTTTGGGCGGGGCGAAAGCGATCTCTCGGTAAAGGCGATTCAGAGCTTCCAGAAATCTATGTTCTGCGTCACCAGTGCTGCGATTTTGGGGTTGGCTCCCCATCCTTGGGATACGGCGGATCCTGCTGAACGGGCGACTAACCGGAAGCATTTCGAAGCCTGGGTCGATCGCTTGGTGGAATCGGGTTCACGCCTGTCACGGGTACAAGATTAA
- a CDS encoding NADH-quinone oxidoreductase subunit M — protein MLSALIWIPILGAIIIGLLPLESQKLRWVTLAISSIPCLLSGVLMGQFDPSLADLQFLENLPWLEDLGLSYRLGLDGLSLLLVILNAVLTVVAVYISPSDILRARLYYPLVLLINAGVAGAFLSHNLLLFFLFYELELIPLYLLISIWGGERRAYAGTKFLIYTAISGILVLAGFLGLTWLSHAPSFEYNPLISQGLPMTAQLLLLGAIIVGFGIKIPLFPFHTWLPDAHVEASTPISVLLAGVLLKLGTYGLLRFGLGLFPEAWAVLSPYLAWWAVVSVLFGTLAAIAQTDMKKMVAYSSIGHMGFVLLAAAAATPVALIGTVFQMVAHGLISGLLFLLVGVVYKKTKTRDITVLKGLLNPERGLPLIGSLMVLGVMASAGMPGMVGFISEFLIFRGSFAAYPVQTLLCMVGTGLTAVYFLLLVNRTFFGRLPEEFTNLPAVSWGERIPGIVLGLVIVLLGLQPSWMVRWTETTITAMGNDATIVANRMALPKAAALSAPDSLLID, from the coding sequence ATGCTAAGTGCACTCATCTGGATACCCATTCTCGGGGCAATTATTATCGGTTTACTTCCCCTAGAGAGCCAAAAATTGCGGTGGGTGACCCTAGCCATCAGCTCCATTCCCTGCCTCTTGTCTGGGGTTTTGATGGGACAGTTCGATCCCAGCTTGGCGGATCTGCAATTTTTGGAAAACTTACCCTGGTTGGAGGATCTAGGGCTTTCCTATCGGCTTGGGCTAGATGGATTGTCCCTGCTGTTGGTGATTCTGAACGCCGTCCTGACGGTTGTGGCGGTTTACATCTCGCCCTCAGATATTCTCCGGGCAAGACTGTACTATCCCTTGGTGTTATTGATTAATGCAGGGGTGGCCGGGGCATTTCTTTCCCATAACTTGTTGCTGTTCTTCCTGTTCTATGAACTGGAATTGATTCCCCTCTATCTGCTGATCAGTATTTGGGGGGGCGAACGGCGGGCCTATGCGGGGACTAAGTTTCTGATCTACACCGCCATTTCTGGAATCCTGGTTTTGGCCGGATTTTTGGGGCTGACCTGGTTGAGCCATGCGCCGTCCTTTGAATACAATCCGCTGATCAGCCAAGGGTTGCCCATGACCGCCCAGTTGCTGTTGTTGGGGGCGATTATTGTTGGCTTTGGTATCAAAATCCCCCTGTTTCCTTTCCACACTTGGCTGCCGGATGCCCACGTAGAGGCTTCTACGCCGATTTCTGTCTTGTTGGCAGGGGTGTTGTTGAAACTGGGTACCTATGGGTTGCTGCGGTTTGGCCTAGGTTTATTCCCGGAAGCATGGGCAGTGCTATCTCCCTATCTGGCTTGGTGGGCTGTGGTTAGTGTGTTGTTTGGCACCTTGGCCGCGATCGCCCAAACCGACATGAAAAAGATGGTGGCCTATAGCTCGATCGGTCATATGGGGTTTGTTTTACTCGCAGCGGCGGCAGCGACTCCCGTAGCTCTGATCGGAACCGTATTCCAAATGGTGGCCCATGGTTTGATTTCCGGTCTCCTGTTTCTCCTGGTGGGTGTTGTTTACAAAAAGACGAAAACCCGCGACATTACGGTACTGAAGGGACTCTTGAATCCGGAACGGGGGTTACCGCTCATTGGGAGTTTGATGGTGCTGGGTGTGATGGCCAGTGCTGGAATGCCTGGAATGGTGGGCTTTATTTCGGAATTTTTGATTTTCCGAGGCAGTTTTGCAGCCTATCCTGTCCAAACTTTACTCTGCATGGTGGGTACGGGATTAACGGCGGTGTATTTTCTCCTGTTGGTCAACCGCACCTTCTTCGGTCGTCTGCCGGAAGAATTTACGAACTTGCCCGCCGTCTCTTGGGGAGAACGTATTCCTGGGATTGTTCTAGGGTTGGTAATTGTTCTGCTGGGTCTGCAACCTTCTTGGATGGTGCGATGGACAGAAACAACCATTACCGCCATGGGCAACGATGCCACGATCGTCGCCAACCGAATGGCTCTACCGAAAGCGGCTGCGCTGTCGGCACCTGACTCGTTATTGATTGACTAG
- a CDS encoding NAD(P)H-quinone oxidoreductase subunit F, whose amino-acid sequence MHQFLIETSWLIPIYGLIGALLTLPWSTGIIRNSGQRPAAYINIVTTLLAFVHGLFVFNAVWDQPPQQLVLPWFQAADFNLTFHVHLDSISVGAMETITLLSLLAQVYAIGYLEKDWALGRFYSLMGFFEAAMSGLVISDSLFLTYALLEMLTLSTYLLVGFWYAQPLVVTAARDAFLTKRVGDVLLLMGVVSLAVFSGSLNFEDIYRWSENSGLTPIAAGALGLALMAGPTGKCAQFPLHLWLDEAMEGPNPASILRNSVVVGCGAYVLIKLQPVLTMSPVTQVALLTLGTMTAIGASLVALAQIDIKRALAHSTSAFLGLVFIAVGMQWTDFALILLFTHAIAKALLFMSIGSIIATTSCQDITELGGLARKMPATTLAFSVGSLGLIGLFPLATYWAMLRGVETFWNDGAWIVGVILLVNVLTTINLVRVFRLVFLGEARPKTRRAPEVPWSMAVPMVTLSVATLLLPLVMQKLELLPDPSDVNYGAAGLLTLSGVVGVAIGSALKLEHAWMRSIQAPVRFLQDLLAYDFYVDKFYKITVVWAVSTLSQFTSWFDKYIVDGFVNLIGLASIFGGESLKYSASGRSQAYMLTILLGIALIGLFLSWSKITLTGWPVPGL is encoded by the coding sequence ATGCATCAATTTCTCATTGAGACCAGCTGGCTGATTCCAATCTACGGACTGATCGGCGCATTGCTTACCTTGCCTTGGTCTACCGGTATTATCCGAAACAGCGGGCAACGGCCAGCCGCTTATATAAACATTGTGACAACGCTGCTTGCCTTTGTGCATGGGCTGTTTGTTTTTAACGCAGTTTGGGATCAGCCACCTCAACAACTCGTGCTGCCCTGGTTCCAAGCGGCTGACTTTAATTTAACCTTCCATGTCCATTTAGACTCGATTAGTGTAGGGGCGATGGAAACCATCACCCTCCTGAGTCTGTTGGCCCAAGTCTATGCCATTGGGTATTTAGAAAAGGATTGGGCCTTGGGTCGCTTCTATAGCCTCATGGGGTTTTTTGAAGCAGCCATGAGTGGGCTGGTGATTAGTGACTCCCTCTTTCTGACCTATGCGTTGTTGGAAATGCTGACCCTGTCCACGTACCTTTTGGTTGGGTTTTGGTATGCCCAGCCCTTGGTGGTGACTGCAGCGCGCGATGCCTTTTTGACCAAACGGGTTGGCGATGTTTTGTTACTGATGGGGGTGGTGAGTCTGGCTGTCTTTTCTGGCAGTCTCAACTTTGAGGATATTTATCGCTGGTCTGAAAACTCCGGTCTCACTCCGATCGCCGCTGGAGCCTTAGGACTAGCCCTCATGGCGGGGCCCACCGGGAAATGTGCGCAGTTTCCGTTGCACCTGTGGTTGGATGAAGCCATGGAAGGCCCCAACCCTGCCTCGATTCTACGAAACTCGGTGGTGGTGGGCTGTGGAGCCTATGTGTTGATTAAGCTACAACCGGTGCTCACGATGTCCCCGGTAACTCAGGTGGCCTTGTTGACCCTGGGAACCATGACTGCGATCGGGGCTTCTTTGGTGGCTCTGGCTCAAATTGACATCAAACGAGCTTTGGCTCACTCCACCAGTGCATTTTTGGGACTGGTCTTTATTGCAGTGGGAATGCAGTGGACGGACTTTGCGTTGATTCTTCTGTTTACCCACGCGATCGCCAAAGCTCTCCTCTTCATGAGTATTGGCTCGATTATTGCTACCACAAGTTGTCAGGATATTACTGAACTGGGTGGACTGGCTCGTAAAATGCCCGCTACCACCCTGGCCTTTAGTGTTGGATCCCTCGGGCTGATTGGGCTCTTTCCGCTAGCGACTTACTGGGCTATGTTGCGTGGGGTAGAAACCTTTTGGAACGATGGGGCTTGGATTGTCGGCGTCATCCTGCTGGTGAACGTTCTGACGACCATTAACCTAGTGCGCGTCTTCCGACTCGTTTTCCTAGGCGAAGCACGCCCCAAAACGCGCCGTGCCCCAGAGGTGCCTTGGTCGATGGCGGTGCCCATGGTCACTCTGAGTGTTGCAACGCTCCTGTTGCCCTTAGTGATGCAAAAGCTAGAATTGCTGCCTGATCCCAGCGATGTCAACTACGGGGCTGCTGGCCTCCTCACCCTCTCGGGCGTGGTTGGGGTTGCGATCGGGAGCGCCCTCAAGTTAGAGCATGCCTGGATGCGATCGATTCAAGCGCCGGTGCGGTTTTTACAGGATTTGTTAGCCTACGATTTCTATGTGGACAAGTTCTACAAAATCACAGTGGTTTGGGCCGTCAGTACGCTGTCTCAGTTCACCTCTTGGTTTGATAAATACATCGTTGATGGGTTTGTCAATTTAATCGGTCTGGCTTCCATTTTTGGGGGAGAGAGCTTGAAATACAGTGCTTCAGGACGATCGCAGGCTTATATGCTCACCATCCTATTAGGCATTGCCTTGATTGGCCTATTTCTATCTTGGTCAAAAATCACTCTGACCGGATGGCCTGTACCCGGCTTGTAG
- a CDS encoding carbon dioxide-concentrating mechanism protein CcmK, producing MAIAVGMIETLGFPAVVEAADAMVKAARVTLVGYEKIGSGRVTVIVRGDVSEVQASVAAGIENVKRVNGGQVLSTHIIARPHENLEYVLPIRYTEAVEPFRESVSGIRPLNRP from the coding sequence ATGGCTATTGCAGTTGGAATGATTGAAACCTTGGGTTTCCCCGCCGTGGTGGAAGCCGCAGACGCAATGGTAAAAGCGGCTCGCGTGACCCTGGTTGGCTACGAAAAGATTGGTTCTGGCCGTGTAACCGTGATTGTTCGCGGTGATGTCTCTGAAGTGCAAGCTTCGGTTGCTGCTGGGATTGAAAACGTGAAGCGTGTGAACGGTGGTCAAGTCCTGTCTACCCACATCATCGCTCGTCCCCACGAAAACCTGGAATACGTTCTGCCCATTCGCTACACCGAAGCGGTGGAACCCTTTCGTGAGAGCGTAAGTGGTATCCGTCCCCTGAACCGTCCGTAA